In Saccharothrix syringae, the following are encoded in one genomic region:
- a CDS encoding LysR family transcriptional regulator yields the protein MELRHLHVVLTVAEAGSISRAASSLKIAQAGLTAQLRRIEGGFGGPLFLRRTDGVELTELGRHVVLRSRDLVERFDDLLVTARKLAAEHAGTGIRLGGVAGSLTPLLVEVVRSLLPTHPQTTHIERSADAVLELVRANKLDLALVTEFPQSPLRVPEEVDYRTLVTEPMLVGIATGHRLSGRGEVRLSELADEEWAVLDECYGGGRLNLQLACEAAGFTPRCAHFGVDPATAAELVRSAHTVACFFPSGQDLPGVVLKPIVGNPVHRRVMLVWQRDCEAAQHADDVHAALQRAYQERIWGHGRSAKLAATGLTVAAS from the coding sequence ATGGAGCTCAGGCACCTCCACGTCGTGCTGACCGTCGCGGAAGCCGGAAGCATCAGTCGGGCCGCCTCGTCGCTGAAGATCGCGCAGGCGGGGTTGACCGCTCAGCTGCGCCGCATCGAAGGCGGGTTCGGCGGTCCGCTGTTCCTGCGCCGGACCGACGGCGTCGAGCTGACCGAGCTGGGTCGGCACGTCGTGCTGCGGTCGCGTGACCTGGTGGAACGCTTCGACGACCTGCTCGTCACGGCGCGCAAGCTGGCCGCGGAGCACGCGGGGACGGGCATCCGGCTGGGCGGGGTGGCCGGTTCCCTGACGCCGCTGCTGGTGGAGGTGGTGCGGTCGCTGTTGCCCACGCACCCGCAGACCACGCACATCGAGCGCAGCGCCGACGCGGTGCTGGAGCTGGTGCGCGCGAACAAGTTGGACCTGGCGCTGGTCACCGAGTTCCCGCAGAGCCCCCTGCGGGTTCCCGAAGAGGTCGACTACCGGACGCTGGTGACCGAGCCGATGCTCGTCGGGATCGCGACGGGGCACCGGTTGTCCGGGCGCGGCGAGGTGCGGCTGTCCGAACTGGCCGATGAGGAGTGGGCCGTCCTCGACGAGTGCTACGGCGGTGGGCGGTTGAACCTGCAACTCGCCTGCGAGGCGGCCGGTTTCACGCCGCGCTGCGCGCACTTCGGCGTGGACCCGGCGACGGCCGCCGAGCTGGTGCGGTCCGCGCACACCGTGGCGTGCTTCTTCCCCAGCGGGCAGGACCTGCCCGGTGTGGTGCTGAAACCCATCGTGGGCAACCCCGTTCACCGGCGCGTCATGCTGGTGTGGCAGCGGGACTGCGAGGCGGCGCAGCACGCGGACGACGTGCACGCGGCGCTGCAACGTGCTTATCAGGAGCGGATCTGGGGGCACGGGAGGTCGGCGAAGCTGGCCGCGACCGGGTTGACCGTGGCAGCGAGCTGA
- a CDS encoding SDR family oxidoreductase: MSIDPADLEIALKVLAQVDELDTEHPDAVAVRRATAGIWKSLRKRRKAARRAAVVAADRSVIEATATGSPSRIDDETRGVLLAEPDPGTKAGTLLRARSCYTCKQAYTEVDAFYHQLCPSCATFNRAKRDQRADLTGKRALLTGGRAKIGMYIALRLLRDGAHTTITTRFPRDAVRRFASMPDSADWLHRLRVVGIDLRDPGQVVRLADSVAAAGPLDILINNAAQTVRRSTGAYAPLVAAESTPLPEGPLPELVTFGHTVEAHPAALTGGLPGTGGVPAVTSLALVAGSKEIDAGGLVPDDAPVNSWVQRVEEVDPVELLEVQLCNSTAPFILVSRLRAAMAASPARRKYVVNVSAMEGQFSRAYKGPGHPHTNMAKAALNMLTRTSAREMLETDGILMTAVDTGWITDERPQPTKLRLAAEGFHAPLDLVDGAARVYDPIVRGERGEDLHGCFLKDYSPSPW, encoded by the coding sequence GTGTCGATTGACCCCGCTGATCTGGAGATCGCCCTGAAGGTGCTCGCCCAGGTGGATGAACTGGACACCGAGCACCCCGACGCGGTCGCCGTCCGCCGGGCCACCGCCGGGATCTGGAAGAGCCTCCGCAAGCGCCGCAAGGCCGCCCGCCGCGCGGCCGTGGTGGCCGCCGACCGCTCGGTCATCGAGGCCACCGCGACCGGCTCGCCGTCCCGCATCGACGACGAGACGCGCGGCGTCCTGCTGGCCGAGCCCGACCCCGGCACGAAGGCCGGCACGCTGCTGCGCGCCCGCAGCTGCTACACCTGCAAGCAGGCGTACACCGAGGTGGACGCGTTCTACCACCAGCTCTGCCCGTCCTGCGCGACGTTCAACCGCGCCAAGCGCGACCAGCGCGCGGACCTCACCGGCAAGCGCGCCCTGCTCACCGGCGGCCGGGCCAAGATCGGCATGTACATCGCGCTGCGGCTGCTGCGCGACGGCGCCCACACCACCATCACCACCCGGTTCCCGCGCGACGCGGTGCGCCGGTTCGCCTCCATGCCCGACAGCGCCGACTGGCTGCACCGGCTGCGCGTGGTCGGCATCGACCTGCGCGACCCGGGCCAGGTGGTGCGGCTGGCCGACTCGGTGGCCGCCGCCGGGCCGCTGGACATCCTGATCAACAACGCCGCGCAGACCGTGCGCCGCTCGACCGGTGCCTACGCGCCGCTGGTCGCGGCCGAGTCGACGCCGCTGCCCGAGGGGCCGCTGCCGGAGCTGGTCACGTTCGGCCACACCGTCGAGGCCCACCCCGCGGCGCTCACCGGCGGCCTCCCGGGCACCGGCGGCGTCCCCGCGGTGACGTCGTTGGCGCTGGTCGCCGGGTCGAAGGAGATCGACGCGGGCGGCCTCGTGCCCGACGACGCGCCGGTCAACAGCTGGGTGCAGCGGGTGGAGGAGGTGGACCCGGTGGAGCTGCTGGAGGTGCAGCTGTGCAACAGCACCGCGCCGTTCATCCTGGTCTCCCGCCTGCGCGCGGCCATGGCCGCCTCGCCCGCGCGGCGCAAGTACGTGGTGAACGTCTCGGCGATGGAGGGCCAGTTCAGCCGCGCCTACAAGGGGCCCGGCCACCCGCACACGAACATGGCCAAGGCCGCGCTGAACATGCTCACCCGCACCAGCGCCCGGGAGATGCTGGAGACCGACGGCATCCTGATGACCGCCGTCGACACCGGCTGGATCACCGACGAGCGGCCGCAGCCCACCAAGCTGCGCCTGGCCGCCGAGGGCTTCCACGCCCCGCTGGACCTGGTCGACGGGGCGGCCCGGGTGTACGACCCGATCGTGCGCGGCGAGCGGGGCGAGGACCTGCACGGGTGTTTCCTGAAGGACTACTCGCCCTCCCCCTGGTGA